In the Panthera uncia isolate 11264 chromosome D2, Puncia_PCG_1.0, whole genome shotgun sequence genome, one interval contains:
- the ADO gene encoding 2-aminoethanethiol dioxygenase, whose amino-acid sequence MPRDNMASLIQRIARQACLTFRGSGGCRSASDHGAAPGSEAPMPQGFPENLSKLKNLLTQVRAEDLNIAPRKATVQPLPPNLPPVTYMHIYETDGFSLGVFLLKSGTSIPLHDHPGMHGMLKVLYGTVRISCMDKLEAGGGQRPRAPPPEQQFEPPLKARERDAVRLGVLRSRAEYTEASGPCVLTPHQDNLHQIDAVDGPAAFLDILAPPYDPDDGRDCHYYRVLEPVRDKELSGSACDLPREVWLLETPQADDFWCEGEPYPGPKVFP is encoded by the coding sequence ATGCCCCGAGACAACATGGCCTCCCTGATCCAACGGATCGCCCGCCAGGCGTGTCTCACCTTCCGGGGCAGCGGGGGCTGCCGCAGCGCTTCCGATCACGGCGCGGCGCCGGGCTCCGAGGCCCCTATGCCTCAGGGCTTCCCGGAGAACCTGAGCAAGCTGAAGAACCTGCTGACCCAAGTCCGCGCGGAGGACCTGAACATCGCCCCGCGCAAGGCCACGGTGCAGCCGTTGCCGCCCAACCTACCACCGGTCACCTATATGCACATCTACGAAACCGACGGCTTCAGCCTCGGCGTGTTCCTGCTCAAGAGCGGCACGTCCATTCCGCTTCATGACCACCCGGGCATGCACGGCATGCTCAAGGTGCTCTACGGCACCGTGCGCATCAGCTGCATGGACAAGCTGGAGGCGGGCGGCGGGCAGCGGCCACGGGCCCCGCCGCCAGAGCAGCAGTTCGAGCCGCCGCTGAAAGCCCGGGAGCGGGACGCCGTGCGGCTGGGCGTGCTGCGCTCGAGGGCCGAGTACACCGAGGCCAGCGGCCCCTGCGTCCTCACCCCACACCAGGACAACCTGCACCAGATCGACGCTGTGGACGGGCCCGCCGCCTTCCTGGACATTCTGGCCCCGCCCTATGACCCGGACGATGGCCGGGACTGCCACTATTACCGGGTGCTGGAGCCTGTCAGGGACAAGGAGCTCTCCGGCTCGGCCTGCGACCTGCCCCGAGAGGTGTGGCTCCTGGAGACCCCTCAAGCCGATGACTTCTGGTGCGAGGGGGAGCCCTATCCAGGTCCCAAGGTCTTCCCTTGA